Proteins found in one Artemia franciscana chromosome 13, ASM3288406v1, whole genome shotgun sequence genomic segment:
- the LOC136034310 gene encoding uncharacterized protein LOC136034310 → MPDQQFGFRPGLGCAYALFSLAAILADSHESGDLIVIGAFDVRRAFDSSIQAQALLAAYQQGINLRVTSALYNMYFRLEARIKIGNRITSEVVPVKKGVRQGSLLSPSLYSNSVLNAQACVNVSPMYLQEYKCVATYIRGRSIKSKSVY, encoded by the coding sequence ATGCCTGACCAACAGTTCGGTTTCCGACCGGGTCTGGGTTGTGCTTACGCTCTCTTCAGTCTTGCCGCTATTCTAGCAGATTCTCACGAATCAGGTGACCTTATAGTGATTGGTGCTTTTGATGTGAGAAGAGCGTTTGATTCGTCGATTCAGGCTCAGGCCCTTTTAGCCGCTTACCAGCAAGGTATAAACCTCCGTGTTACTAGCGCACTGTACAATATGTATTTCCGTTTAGAAGCGCGTATAAAGATAGGTAATCGCATCACATCAGAGGTTGTTCCAGTAAAGAAAGGTGTCCGCCAAGGTTCATTATTATCCCCAAGTTTGTACAGTAACAGTGTTTTAAATGCCCAAGCATGTGTCAATGTTTCTCCAATGTATCTCCAAGAATATAAATGTGTCGCTACTTACATACGCGGACgatctattaaatctaagtcGGTCTATTAG